A region from the Salinivibrio kushneri genome encodes:
- a CDS encoding SPOR domain-containing protein gives MKKLALLAIVMLLTGCSGGGVTTEIYSQTIESTDKRDTVQTEDTAQTADAEPMMNTAKPEPKPAPKKQAVKSATQSAGYTIQVVALSHDRGFSDYAKRLPSDQPLWSNKKMVDGLPWYTLLYGEYPSRDAAKRAIKALPQTIQEYGPFVRDISKIKRSSTPEMIRVN, from the coding sequence ATGAAAAAATTGGCCTTACTGGCTATCGTCATGCTGCTGACCGGATGCAGTGGCGGTGGCGTTACCACTGAAATTTACAGTCAGACAATTGAATCAACCGACAAGCGCGATACTGTGCAAACGGAAGATACCGCGCAAACGGCAGACGCCGAGCCGATGATGAACACGGCCAAGCCTGAGCCGAAGCCAGCACCGAAAAAGCAAGCGGTGAAATCCGCGACGCAAAGCGCTGGGTATACCATCCAAGTCGTTGCCCTTAGCCATGATAGAGGGTTCAGTGATTATGCCAAACGGCTTCCGAGCGACCAGCCATTGTGGAGCAACAAAAAAATGGTAGATGGTTTGCCATGGTACACCTTGTTATACGGTGAATATCCAAGCCGTGATGCCGCGAAACGAGCGATTAAGGCACTGCCACAAACCATTCAGGAATATGGTCCTTTTGTACGCGATATCAGTAAAATAAAACGCTCTTCAACACCTGAGATGATCCGTGTGAATTAA